A section of the Triticum dicoccoides isolate Atlit2015 ecotype Zavitan chromosome 7A, WEW_v2.0, whole genome shotgun sequence genome encodes:
- the LOC119332570 gene encoding peroxidase P7-like — MAAFATRSAPFLGLAAVLCVLAGAQQLSPSFYSRSCPNLASIVRSEMTSALQRERRMGASILRLFFHDCFVNGCDGSILLDDTSTFTGEKNAGPNANSARGFEVIDAIKTRVEAACRATVSCADILALAARDGVNLLGGPTWSVPLGRKDSRTASQSAANANLPGPGSSLATLITMFGNKNLSPRDMTALSGAHTIGRSQCQFFRNRIYNERNINASFAALRQRTCPRSGGDSNLAPLDVQTADGFDNAYYRNLVGQRGLLHSDQELFNGGSQDALVRQYSNSPSQFSADFVTAMLKMGGLLPSSGTQTEVRLNCRKPN, encoded by the exons ATGGCCGCCTTCGCCACCAGGTCTGCgcccttccttggcctcgccgcCGTGCTCTGTGTCCTCGCCGGCGCGCAGCAGCTCTCTCCGAGCTTCTACTCGAGGTCTTGCCCCAACCTGGCGTCCATCGTACGGTCGGAGATGACCTCGGCGTTGCAGAGGGAGAGGCGGATGGGCGCCTccatcctccgcctcttcttccacGATTGCTTCGTCAAT GGGTGTGACGGCTCGATTCTGCTTGACGACACCTCGACGTTCACTGGCGAGAAGAACGCCGGGCCGAACGCCAACTCGGCCCGCGGGTTCGAGGTGATCGACGCCATCAAGACCCGGGTCGAGGCTGCGTGCAGGGCCACCGTCTCCTGCGCTGACATCCTCGCGCTCGCCGCCCGTGATGGAGTCAACCTG CTCGGAGGCCCCACGTGGAGCGTGCCGCTGGGGCGCAAGGACTCGCGCACGGCGAGCCAGAGCGCGGCCAACGCGAACCTCCCGGGCCCCGGCTCCAGCCTCGCCACGCTCATCACCATGTTCGGCAACAAGAACCTGTCGCCGCGGGACATGACGGCGCTCTCCGGCGCGCACACCATCGGGCGGTCGCAGTGCCAGTTCTTCCGTAACCGCATCTACAACGAGCGCAACATCAACGCCAGCTTCGCGGCGCTGCGGCAGCGGACGTGCCCGCGGTCCGGCGGAGACAGCAACCTCGCGCCATTAGACGTGCAGACCGCCGACGGGTTCGACAACGCCTACTACCGGAACCTTGTGGGGCAGCGCGGCCTCCTGCACTCGGACCAGGAGCTCTTCAACGGCGGGTCGCAGGACGCGCTGGTGAGGCAGTACAGCAACAGCCCCAGCCAGTTCTCGGCCGACTTCGTCACGGCCATGCTGAAGATGGGCGGCTTACTGCCGTCCTCCGGGACGCAGACGGAGGTCAGGTTAAACTGCAGGAAGCCCAACTGA